A genomic stretch from Fodinibius salinus includes:
- a CDS encoding P1 family peptidase, with translation MRRLQLLGFFAFLLISISATAQDQNLRQYGIEIGVMETDSLNAITDVAGVKVGHRTIIKGDSIRTGVTAIRPHPGNIFQQKVPAAVYVGNGFGKLAGSTQIEELGNLETPIILTNTLSVPTAADALIDYTFQFRENRNVRSVNPVVGETNDGYLNDIRGRHVSKEHVLAAIKNAKSDSIKQGNVGAGTGTIAFGFKGGIGTASRKLPADMGGYTVGVLVQSNFGGVLQISGVPIGKELNKYYLSDRLNESPDGSCMIIVATDAPLAARNLERLAKRAVLGLAKTGGIASNGSGDYIIAFSTAKENRISHQSANRTQEKTILKNNALSPLFMAVNEATEEAIINSLFQAQTMSGRNGHTINELPVDSVLKLMGKYGRGSQ, from the coding sequence ATGCGACGCCTACAACTTCTGGGTTTTTTTGCTTTCTTGCTTATCTCCATCTCGGCAACCGCTCAAGACCAGAACCTTCGTCAGTACGGTATTGAAATAGGTGTCATGGAAACGGACAGCCTCAATGCCATCACTGATGTCGCAGGCGTAAAAGTTGGTCATCGAACTATTATAAAGGGCGACAGTATTCGTACGGGGGTCACGGCTATTCGCCCTCATCCCGGCAATATTTTTCAGCAGAAAGTTCCGGCTGCAGTATATGTGGGTAACGGATTCGGAAAGCTGGCCGGCTCAACACAAATTGAAGAACTTGGTAACCTGGAAACTCCTATTATTTTAACCAATACGCTGAGCGTCCCTACTGCGGCCGATGCCCTCATTGACTACACCTTTCAGTTTAGAGAAAACCGTAATGTCCGGTCCGTAAATCCTGTAGTTGGAGAAACAAACGATGGCTATCTTAATGACATCCGCGGGCGGCATGTATCCAAAGAGCATGTATTAGCTGCCATTAAAAATGCGAAGTCGGATAGCATTAAACAAGGCAACGTAGGAGCAGGCACCGGCACTATCGCCTTTGGATTTAAGGGTGGCATTGGTACCGCTTCACGGAAGCTCCCTGCAGACATGGGCGGTTATACTGTTGGCGTACTGGTACAATCTAATTTTGGCGGCGTTCTGCAAATTTCGGGGGTCCCAATTGGTAAGGAGCTCAATAAATATTATCTCAGCGATCGGCTTAATGAGTCTCCGGACGGCTCTTGTATGATTATAGTAGCTACCGACGCCCCATTAGCTGCAAGAAACCTTGAGCGGTTGGCAAAACGAGCGGTCCTGGGGCTGGCCAAAACAGGCGGTATTGCCTCGAACGGAAGCGGTGATTATATCATTGCCTTTTCTACAGCCAAAGAAAATCGTATTTCTCACCAATCGGCTAATCGTACCCAGGAGAAAACCATACTTAAAAACAACGCTCTGTCTCCTCTGTTTATGGCTGTAAACGAAGCCACGGAAGAAGCCATTATTAACTCACTG
- a CDS encoding NAD(P)/FAD-dependent oxidoreductase, translating to MSERNHVVIIGGGFGGISAAKQLKKAEVDVTLIDKNNHHLFQPLLYQVATAALSPGDIAVPIRAVLGEHKGMKVLLGNVVSINKEAQHVELEDGKTVDFDYLIAAPGAQYNYFGNDEWENHAPGLKSIGDALQVREQILFSLEKAEQLEDPKLREPYLTYVIIGGGPTGVEMAGAIGEIAKRNMMRDYSTFSKNETRIFLVEAAPRILNGYPESLAQKAQQTLEDMGVRVLTDTPVTDISNNNVTFSEGTIETPNIIWAAGVAASPLLSTLDTEQDRTGRVKVTDDLSIPDDDHIFVIGDAAHKKDDDGNPLPALAPVAMQQGKYIGKLIKKEIAGNERTPFRYADKGTMATIGRAKAVADIRGFKFSGFFAWILWSVVHIFFLIGFRSRFRVFVEWMWHYFTFKRGVRLITDRFTNND from the coding sequence ATGAGTGAGCGCAATCATGTAGTCATCATTGGAGGCGGATTCGGCGGTATTTCAGCGGCAAAACAACTAAAAAAGGCTGAGGTAGATGTCACGCTCATCGATAAAAATAACCATCATCTCTTTCAGCCACTGCTGTACCAGGTAGCAACAGCAGCCCTCTCTCCGGGTGATATTGCCGTTCCCATTCGTGCCGTTCTTGGAGAACATAAAGGTATGAAAGTGCTGCTTGGCAATGTCGTCAGCATCAACAAAGAAGCACAACATGTTGAACTTGAAGACGGCAAGACGGTGGACTTCGATTACTTGATAGCTGCTCCGGGAGCCCAATACAACTATTTTGGCAATGATGAATGGGAAAATCACGCACCCGGCTTAAAATCTATTGGCGATGCTCTGCAGGTACGAGAACAGATCTTATTTTCCCTTGAAAAGGCCGAACAGCTCGAAGACCCCAAGCTCCGCGAACCTTACCTAACCTACGTTATTATCGGCGGCGGACCTACGGGTGTAGAGATGGCTGGGGCTATAGGCGAAATTGCCAAGCGCAACATGATGCGCGACTATAGCACTTTTAGCAAAAATGAAACACGCATCTTCCTGGTTGAGGCTGCGCCTCGAATTCTTAACGGCTACCCAGAATCTCTTGCCCAAAAGGCGCAACAGACGCTCGAAGATATGGGCGTACGCGTACTCACTGATACGCCGGTTACCGATATTAGTAATAATAATGTGACTTTTTCTGAAGGAACTATTGAAACTCCCAATATCATCTGGGCCGCCGGCGTTGCTGCTTCTCCGCTCTTATCTACACTGGATACTGAACAGGACCGGACGGGCCGGGTTAAAGTCACGGACGATCTTTCTATCCCAGATGATGATCATATTTTTGTAATCGGTGATGCAGCTCATAAAAAAGATGACGACGGTAATCCGCTGCCTGCCCTGGCGCCTGTTGCGATGCAGCAGGGCAAATATATCGGAAAGCTTATTAAAAAAGAGATTGCCGGTAACGAACGAACACCCTTCCGCTATGCCGACAAGGGAACGATGGCAACCATAGGTCGTGCGAAAGCAGTGGCCGATATTCGCGGCTTTAAGTTCAGCGGATTTTTTGCCTGGATACTGTGGTCGGTAGTACACATCTTTTTCCTTATTGGTTTTAGAAGCCGCTTCCGTGTATTTGTTGAATGGATGTGGCACTACTTCACCTTTAAGCGTGGCGTGCGACTCATTACTGATCGGTTTACCAATAATGACTAG
- the hslO gene encoding Hsp33 family molecular chaperone HslO — protein sequence MFSKKQFKNKDRLIKGISNNEGLKISVVKMTDVVKTAKEKHNLSLLNTILLGRGMIGTMLMASELKGEERIKMRIEGDGPVGLLTAEANCVGEVRGYVQNPEVELDYSKDVSLGDGLGLGVLTFSKILYNEAKPKHSSIELVNGNITDDLAYYMVQSEQIPSAILLDVGIDQQGNVTQAGGLLIQRMPEAQEGIIDQIQEKMLEFESIDSLLANGYYIDDIMEMAMNPIEVKELDRQPVDFFCRCTRERFIHALSMLGFEDLQEISDEGQELVCHFCNERYNVTEDEIEELLVETKAKMN from the coding sequence ATGTTTTCTAAAAAGCAATTTAAAAATAAAGATCGTCTCATTAAGGGCATTAGTAATAATGAGGGATTAAAAATATCCGTTGTTAAAATGACGGATGTCGTTAAAACGGCCAAGGAAAAACATAACCTTTCACTGCTGAATACTATTTTGCTTGGCCGGGGTATGATTGGTACGATGCTTATGGCTTCTGAACTGAAGGGGGAAGAACGTATTAAAATGCGCATCGAAGGCGACGGTCCGGTAGGCCTCCTTACAGCCGAAGCAAATTGCGTAGGCGAAGTACGGGGCTATGTGCAAAACCCGGAAGTAGAACTCGATTATTCAAAAGATGTAAGCCTTGGCGACGGACTGGGACTGGGAGTATTAACATTCAGCAAGATTTTATACAACGAGGCCAAACCAAAACACAGTTCAATTGAACTGGTCAATGGAAATATTACGGATGATCTGGCCTACTATATGGTGCAGTCAGAGCAAATTCCTTCTGCCATATTACTTGATGTTGGTATCGACCAGCAGGGGAATGTTACCCAAGCCGGCGGCCTCCTCATTCAACGAATGCCCGAAGCACAGGAAGGCATTATAGACCAAATCCAGGAGAAAATGCTGGAGTTTGAATCTATCGACAGCCTGCTTGCTAACGGTTATTATATTGATGACATCATGGAAATGGCAATGAATCCCATTGAAGTAAAAGAACTGGACCGCCAACCTGTTGATTTCTTTTGCCGATGCACCCGAGAGCGCTTTATACATGCATTGTCTATGCTCGGTTTTGAGGATCTTCAAGAAATTAGTGACGAGGGACAAGAACTTGTTTGCCATTTCTGTAATGAGCGGTATAATGTGACAGAAGACGAAATTGAAGAACTGTTAGTTGAGACAAAAGCCAAAATGAACTGA
- a CDS encoding Glu/Leu/Phe/Val dehydrogenase dimerization domain-containing protein: MEPSTTIDKETSNDVMENFPLFKKLQSYDHEQLVICSEPDLGLKAIIAVHDTTLGPALGGVRMWPYNNEQEAIRDVLRLSRGMTYKAAISGLNLGGGKAVIIGDSREEKSEALFRAFGRYVDGLGGRYITAEDVGIDVQNMEWVRMETNYVTGLPKTIGGSGDPSPVTAYGVYQGMKACAKKAYGSDSLEGKRISIQGAGHVSSSLAKFLSEEGAELFICDIYEDKVKSLAEEVGAEVVDPDDIYGLDVDIFSPCALGGVINDETISELTCDIIAGAANNVLEEEEKHGQMLLDHNILYAPDYVINAGGLINVASELEGYNEQRAHDQASKIYDTILDILNYSEENDTPTYVASNILAEERIKNTGKINQIYTSESKFSGHLGDLYNNIV; the protein is encoded by the coding sequence ATGGAACCATCTACGACAATAGATAAAGAAACAAGTAATGATGTAATGGAAAACTTTCCTCTTTTTAAAAAACTTCAGTCTTATGATCACGAGCAGCTTGTTATCTGCTCGGAACCCGATCTGGGATTAAAAGCTATTATTGCCGTCCACGATACCACGCTGGGGCCAGCGCTTGGCGGTGTTCGCATGTGGCCCTATAACAATGAGCAAGAAGCAATTCGCGATGTCCTTCGCCTCTCCCGCGGCATGACGTACAAAGCTGCTATTTCGGGGCTGAACCTGGGCGGAGGAAAAGCTGTCATTATCGGCGATTCGCGGGAAGAAAAAAGCGAAGCACTCTTCCGCGCCTTTGGTCGATATGTTGACGGGCTCGGCGGGCGATACATTACTGCCGAAGATGTAGGTATTGACGTGCAAAATATGGAGTGGGTTCGGATGGAAACCAATTATGTTACGGGACTACCAAAAACCATTGGGGGAAGCGGCGATCCCTCTCCTGTTACGGCCTATGGGGTATATCAGGGAATGAAAGCATGCGCTAAAAAAGCCTATGGATCTGATTCTCTAGAAGGTAAGCGCATTTCCATTCAGGGAGCGGGTCACGTAAGTTCAAGTTTAGCAAAGTTCTTGAGCGAAGAAGGTGCTGAACTATTTATCTGTGACATTTACGAGGACAAAGTGAAAAGCCTTGCAGAGGAAGTGGGAGCCGAAGTTGTAGATCCCGATGATATTTACGGACTGGACGTTGACATTTTTAGCCCCTGTGCGCTGGGCGGCGTTATCAATGATGAGACAATAAGTGAGCTTACGTGCGATATTATTGCCGGTGCAGCAAATAATGTGCTCGAAGAGGAAGAAAAGCATGGACAAATGCTGCTGGATCATAATATTTTATATGCACCCGACTATGTAATCAATGCCGGTGGACTCATCAACGTGGCCAGTGAGCTGGAAGGCTACAATGAACAGCGTGCACATGATCAAGCTTCTAAAATCTACGATACTATTTTAGATATTCTGAATTATTCTGAAGAAAATGACACACCCACTTATGTAGCTTCTAATATTCTAGCTGAAGAACGAATTAAAAATACAGGCAAAATTAATCAGATATATACATCCGAAAGCAAATTTTCCGGTCACTTGGGAGATTTATATAATAACATCGTATAA
- the recJ gene encoding single-stranded-DNA-specific exonuclease RecJ has product MSFRWVYTEPEQEETVSTLQEELGVSQQIAKLLVLRGIDSYDKAKDFFRPDLSGIHDPFLMKDMDEGAKRLAEAIREGQRILVYGDYDVDGTTSTSILYIFLSRFGVDVDFYIPHRFKEGYGINEEGIQHAIDTNVDLIVSVDCGITAVEETERAKEHGIDVIICDHHNVADEIPDAVAVLDPKREDCNYPFEGLSGAGVAFKLVQATIDKLGLSESMGFELLDLVAISIASDIVPIHDENRILMSEGLRQINEQPRVGVQALLDVINMTPGTLDTSNIVFSIGPRINAAGRMGDASKAVRLLISETDSEATSRAHELESINVARRDKDSETLEEAQAIIDEEYDMDDASSLVLHQPDWHLGVIGIVASRLVDSYSRPVVMLSTVDGKIKGSARSIEGFNIYEAFKECADLLEQFGGHEHAAGLTIKKENLDSFRRQMDDIAANRLTKDDFVPDLRIEGDLELADVNKGFWKLLSQFEPFGPSNLRPVFASRDVEVVGVPTVVGKGHLKMKVSQEGAGTFDVIGFNMHEYLPVVRNSGDEKIDIAYSLEENHWNGRRSLQIRLRDVQIREP; this is encoded by the coding sequence ATGTCTTTCCGATGGGTATATACAGAGCCCGAACAGGAGGAGACCGTATCAACATTGCAGGAAGAGCTGGGTGTATCTCAACAGATCGCGAAGCTACTTGTTCTGCGCGGCATAGATTCCTATGACAAAGCTAAAGATTTTTTCCGTCCTGACTTAAGCGGTATCCATGATCCCTTTCTGATGAAAGATATGGACGAGGGAGCCAAGCGCCTGGCCGAGGCCATTCGTGAGGGCCAACGCATATTGGTGTATGGCGATTACGATGTGGACGGTACTACATCTACATCTATTTTATATATTTTTCTGAGCCGATTTGGCGTTGATGTGGATTTCTATATTCCTCATCGTTTTAAAGAAGGATACGGTATTAACGAGGAAGGAATACAGCACGCCATCGATACGAATGTTGATCTCATTGTTTCGGTTGATTGTGGAATTACTGCCGTGGAAGAAACAGAGCGAGCAAAAGAGCACGGCATAGATGTGATAATTTGTGATCATCACAATGTGGCCGATGAAATCCCCGATGCCGTAGCTGTTTTGGATCCGAAGCGGGAAGATTGCAATTATCCCTTCGAAGGACTTTCCGGCGCCGGCGTTGCGTTTAAGTTAGTGCAAGCCACTATCGATAAGCTGGGCCTCAGCGAAAGCATGGGCTTTGAACTGCTGGATTTGGTTGCCATTTCTATTGCCTCTGATATTGTGCCCATCCACGACGAAAACCGGATTTTAATGTCAGAGGGACTCAGGCAGATTAATGAACAGCCTCGCGTTGGTGTGCAGGCACTGCTTGATGTTATTAATATGACGCCGGGTACCCTTGACACCTCAAATATTGTGTTTTCCATTGGTCCCCGTATTAACGCCGCCGGACGTATGGGAGATGCCTCCAAAGCCGTGCGGTTGCTAATTTCAGAGACTGATTCGGAGGCTACCTCCAGGGCCCATGAGCTCGAAAGTATTAATGTGGCCCGTCGCGACAAAGACAGTGAGACCCTGGAAGAGGCTCAGGCCATTATTGATGAAGAATATGATATGGATGATGCTTCGTCGCTGGTATTGCACCAACCCGATTGGCATCTCGGTGTTATTGGCATTGTTGCTTCTCGGCTCGTTGATAGCTACAGCCGTCCGGTGGTGATGCTGAGTACGGTGGACGGCAAAATTAAAGGATCGGCGCGCAGTATAGAAGGATTTAATATTTACGAAGCGTTCAAAGAATGCGCTGACTTACTAGAACAGTTCGGCGGGCACGAGCATGCAGCGGGATTGACGATCAAGAAAGAAAACCTCGACTCCTTTCGCCGGCAGATGGATGATATTGCTGCCAACCGACTTACCAAGGATGATTTTGTGCCGGACCTGCGTATCGAAGGCGACCTGGAGCTGGCTGATGTGAACAAGGGATTTTGGAAGCTGCTCAGCCAGTTTGAGCCTTTTGGTCCTTCGAACCTGCGGCCCGTTTTTGCCAGCCGCGATGTAGAAGTGGTGGGTGTTCCCACCGTTGTGGGAAAGGGACATCTGAAAATGAAAGTATCCCAGGAAGGAGCTGGCACTTTTGATGTTATTGGATTTAATATGCACGAATATCTGCCGGTTGTTCGCAACAGCGGCGACGAGAAGATCGATATTGCTTATTCGCTGGAAGAAAATCACTGGAATGGCCGCCGCTCACTGCAAATTCGCCTCCGAGATGTACAAATTCGCGAACCGTAA
- a CDS encoding LexA family protein: MKSLTDKQRQLWEFILQFYEDYSQFPTYDDMQNEFGYSSTNSIYQHLQGLTKKNYLSKMGQGHYEIHHSKRNQLSDFYPGVPIKGRIAAGAMHQAISENLGHLPVEIHPEKSDHYFALIVDGDSMIDADIRDGDYIIIDPREPKDGEIGAIRYRGETTLKTINKRSDGITLQPENSSYEPIDITPDEWEEVTVYGTYIGKAWKKDGNWGVIFRSG, from the coding sequence ATGAAGTCACTTACCGACAAACAGCGACAGCTTTGGGAATTTATCCTCCAGTTTTATGAGGACTACAGCCAGTTCCCAACCTACGATGACATGCAGAATGAATTTGGATATAGCTCCACAAATAGTATCTACCAGCACCTGCAGGGGCTAACCAAGAAAAATTACTTGTCCAAAATGGGGCAAGGACACTACGAAATCCATCACAGCAAGCGGAATCAGTTATCGGATTTTTATCCCGGGGTTCCGATCAAAGGACGTATTGCCGCCGGAGCGATGCATCAGGCGATAAGTGAAAATCTTGGCCATTTGCCCGTCGAAATACATCCTGAAAAGTCGGATCACTACTTTGCTCTTATCGTTGACGGAGACAGTATGATTGATGCCGATATCCGCGACGGTGATTATATTATTATTGACCCTCGTGAGCCAAAAGACGGGGAAATTGGAGCAATTCGATATCGCGGGGAGACCACCTTGAAAACGATTAACAAACGGTCCGACGGCATTACGTTACAGCCCGAAAATTCCTCCTACGAGCCTATTGATATTACCCCGGATGAATGGGAGGAAGTGACCGTATATGGAACTTATATTGGCAAAGCATGGAAAAAGGACGGAAACTGGGGGGTAATCTTCCGATCCGGGTAG
- a CDS encoding DUF2235 domain-containing protein has translation MSKNIVILADGTGQEGGEGYNSNVYKIFNIIEDRTKKQIVYYDPGLGTNGFELIKQATGLGISKNIKDCYEFLFEHFESGDQIYLIGFSRGAATVRSLSAFIHHFGILPQSRPDLISDAYDIYRTRDDDELEKKAKNFIGRHHTMWTKIKFLGCFDTVDALGFPVKWISTILNIIPCLKHRFHDFQLSKSVENAVHALAIDDKRKTFHPVLWKSEVNEDQSLEQVWFPGMHTDVGGGYREHGLSDLSLIWMCRKAIDHGLRIYDKNRIRLNPDPAGVMHDSRGEWWKKIYRKEVRSWPEKRSDIPVVHESVLKRAEQEDYQPWILQSDYQVESQQDFNSF, from the coding sequence ATGTCGAAAAATATCGTCATACTTGCCGACGGCACGGGACAAGAGGGAGGAGAGGGATACAATTCGAACGTCTATAAAATATTCAACATCATTGAGGATCGGACGAAGAAACAGATTGTCTATTACGATCCGGGCTTGGGGACCAATGGATTTGAGCTGATTAAGCAGGCAACAGGGTTGGGTATTTCCAAGAATATCAAAGACTGTTACGAGTTTTTGTTTGAACATTTCGAGTCAGGTGACCAAATTTATCTGATTGGATTTAGCCGTGGTGCTGCTACCGTTCGAAGCCTCTCTGCCTTTATTCATCACTTTGGAATTTTGCCCCAATCCCGTCCCGACCTAATCAGCGATGCTTACGATATTTATCGTACTCGAGATGATGACGAGCTGGAGAAAAAGGCTAAGAATTTTATCGGGAGGCATCATACGATGTGGACCAAAATAAAATTTTTGGGATGTTTTGACACTGTGGATGCATTAGGATTTCCTGTAAAATGGATAAGTACCATTTTAAATATAATTCCCTGCCTTAAACATCGTTTTCATGATTTTCAACTTAGTAAAAGCGTTGAAAATGCCGTTCATGCTTTAGCTATTGATGACAAACGAAAGACCTTTCATCCCGTGCTTTGGAAATCGGAAGTCAATGAGGATCAGTCCCTCGAACAAGTGTGGTTTCCCGGCATGCATACGGATGTAGGTGGTGGATACAGGGAGCATGGGCTTTCAGACTTGTCGTTAATCTGGATGTGTCGAAAAGCTATTGATCATGGGCTTCGGATTTATGACAAAAACAGGATCAGGCTCAATCCTGATCCCGCAGGAGTAATGCATGATTCCCGTGGCGAATGGTGGAAGAAAATTTATCGTAAAGAAGTCCGGAGCTGGCCGGAAAAACGTTCGGATATTCCCGTAGTCCACGAAAGCGTATTGAAACGGGCCGAGCAAGAAGATTACCAGCCGTGGATTTTACAAAGTGATTATCAGGTAGAATCCCAGCAAGATTTTAATTCTTTCTAA
- a CDS encoding flavin reductase family protein encodes MEHSVCISRADIDDMDRVHRLKLINGLSGFKSANLIGTGSKEDGENLAVFSSFIHLGSDPPLLGCILRPNTVPRHTWNNIKSEGWYTVNHINEDIYEQAHQTSGKYHKEISEFDVSDLTPWYSKKCTAPYVNESRINIGLKPIEKHMIEANQTMLLVGSIQEVWLNRSFIDTDGFLDIEKAGTVAVSGLDGYHSTSLLDKLDYVRVENEKSREEKE; translated from the coding sequence ATGGAACATTCTGTATGTATCAGCCGCGCTGATATTGATGATATGGATAGGGTGCACCGTCTTAAACTCATTAATGGCTTGTCAGGATTTAAAAGTGCCAATCTTATTGGTACAGGTAGTAAAGAGGACGGCGAAAATCTGGCCGTCTTTAGTTCGTTTATCCACCTGGGTTCAGACCCGCCACTGCTCGGGTGTATTTTACGACCGAATACCGTTCCGCGCCATACGTGGAACAACATTAAATCAGAAGGATGGTACACCGTAAATCATATTAATGAGGATATATATGAGCAGGCTCATCAGACATCCGGTAAATATCACAAAGAAATCTCAGAGTTCGATGTATCTGATTTAACCCCATGGTATTCAAAAAAATGTACGGCACCATACGTCAACGAATCACGCATAAATATCGGACTTAAGCCGATTGAGAAGCATATGATAGAAGCAAACCAGACCATGCTGCTCGTTGGGTCAATACAGGAAGTGTGGCTCAACAGATCATTTATAGATACCGACGGGTTTCTGGATATTGAAAAAGCGGGTACTGTAGCAGTTAGTGGTCTGGATGGTTACCACAGCACATCGCTGCTGGATAAACTGGACTACGTGAGGGTAGAAAATGAAAAGAGCAGAGAAGAAAAAGAGTAA
- a CDS encoding lipocalin-like domain-containing protein, with protein sequence MKTSFWYILAVPLTIGLAVGLWYIVEDKEEIRASVSVAEAMNSGGMEGYKRVTGPREFIFPDDHGAHPGYKTEWWYYTGNVFTESGRQFGYQFTIFRNQLTPPTDVANRSKAPSNWNTNQLYLGHLAISDVENEDHIFEERYSRGAVGLAGAEADPYRIWIENWEIKRMDSTNSGDQNFAVHIKAKMQSGAAIDLNITPAKPLVLQGDKGYDRKGTDAGNASYYFSFTRMKTEGMITKNEKQFRVSGTSWMDHEWSTSALGNRQEGWDWFSIQLSNGYDLMYYQLRNKDGSISKFTTGSLIGPDGQKTTIGPDDVNIEVLDKWKSPHSKSVYPAKWTMNIPKANLFLDLQTSFPDQVMDVSVRYYEGTISISGTMNEKDIGGTGFIEMTGYEEK encoded by the coding sequence ATGAAAACTTCTTTTTGGTATATCCTGGCTGTTCCATTGACCATTGGATTAGCAGTGGGATTATGGTACATCGTTGAAGATAAGGAAGAGATTCGCGCCTCTGTGTCTGTTGCAGAGGCCATGAACAGCGGCGGTATGGAAGGATATAAACGAGTGACCGGGCCTCGAGAATTTATCTTTCCCGATGACCATGGCGCACATCCGGGATATAAAACCGAATGGTGGTACTATACTGGAAATGTATTTACAGAAAGCGGACGCCAATTCGGGTATCAGTTTACCATTTTCAGAAATCAGTTAACTCCGCCAACAGATGTCGCCAACCGTTCAAAAGCACCATCAAACTGGAATACCAACCAGCTCTATTTGGGTCATCTTGCCATCTCAGATGTCGAAAATGAAGACCATATTTTCGAGGAACGTTACAGCCGTGGAGCGGTAGGGCTGGCCGGCGCCGAAGCCGATCCCTATCGTATTTGGATTGAGAACTGGGAGATTAAACGAATGGACTCAACAAATAGCGGAGACCAAAATTTCGCGGTTCACATCAAGGCCAAAATGCAAAGCGGTGCCGCCATTGATCTCAATATAACTCCCGCAAAACCACTGGTTCTGCAAGGGGATAAGGGATACGACCGAAAAGGAACCGACGCAGGGAACGCCTCTTATTATTTTTCTTTTACACGCATGAAAACAGAAGGGATGATCACCAAGAATGAGAAACAGTTCCGTGTCTCCGGTACCAGCTGGATGGACCATGAGTGGAGTACCTCAGCTCTGGGGAATAGACAAGAAGGATGGGACTGGTTTTCAATTCAGCTTTCCAACGGCTACGATCTCATGTACTATCAGCTGCGTAACAAAGACGGTTCCATCAGCAAATTTACGACCGGTTCACTAATTGGTCCGGATGGTCAAAAAACGACAATTGGACCCGATGATGTCAATATTGAAGTACTGGATAAATGGAAAAGCCCACATAGCAAATCGGTATATCCCGCAAAATGGACCATGAACATTCCAAAAGCCAATTTGTTTTTGGATCTACAAACATCATTTCCAGACCAGGTTATGGACGTCTCTGTACGATACTACGAAGGCACAATATCTATTTCGGGAACCATGAATGAAAAAGATATTGGGGGGACCGGGTTCATTGAGATGACCGGATATGAAGAAAAGTAA